One region of Kogia breviceps isolate mKogBre1 chromosome 17, mKogBre1 haplotype 1, whole genome shotgun sequence genomic DNA includes:
- the CRH gene encoding corticoliberin codes for MRLPLLVSAGVLLVALLPCPPCRALLSRGPVPGARQASQHPQPLDFFQPSPQPQQPQARPVLLRMGEEYFLRLGSLNKSPAAPLAAASSPPAGSSGSRLSPDQVAANFFRALLQQLPLPRRPLDSPASPVERGAENALGGRQEAPERERRAEEPPISLDLTFHLLREVLEMARAEQLAQQAHSNRKLMEIIGK; via the coding sequence ATGCGGCTGCCGCTGCTCGTGTCCGCGGGCGTCCTGCTGGTGGCCCTCCTGCCCTGCCCGCCATGCAGGGCCCTCCTTAGCCGGGGGCCCGTCCCGGGGGCCCGGCAGGCCTCGcagcacccccagcccctggattTCTTCCAGCCTTCGCCGCAGCCTCAGCAGCCGCAGGCTCGGCCCGTCCTGCTCCGCATGGGGGAGGAGTACTTCCTCCGCCTGGGTAGCCTCAATAAGAGCCCCGCTGCTCCGCTCGCGGCCGCCTCCTCGCCTCCTGCCGGCAGCAGCGGCAGCCGCCTTTCGCCGGACCAGGTGGCCGCCAACTTTTTCCGCGCGTTGCTGCAGCAGCTGCCGCTGCCCCGGCGCCCGCTCGACAGCCCTGCGAGTCCGGTGGAACGCGGCGCCGAGAACGCCCTCGGCGGCCGCCAGGAGGCACCGGAGAGGGAGAGGCGAGCCGAGGAACCTCCCATCTCCCTGGATCTCACCTTCCACCTCCTCCGAGAAGTCTTGGAAATGGCCAGGGCTGAGCAGTTAGCGCAGCAAGCTCACAGCAACAGGAAACTGATGGAGATTATTGGGAAATGA